In Microbacterium cremeum, a genomic segment contains:
- a CDS encoding PIN domain-containing protein — protein sequence MPTSADLLLDTSAAVALVTPTAESHEAILARTHGATLGLAGHAAFETYSVLTRLPGGLRVSAAGAQRIIETNFPATVHLEPAAAAAAVAALAGAGIAGGAVYDGLVALAAASVDTALLSCDRRAAPTYAALAVRFELI from the coding sequence TTGCCGACCAGCGCTGACCTCCTGCTCGACACGAGCGCGGCGGTCGCCCTCGTCACGCCCACGGCCGAGTCGCACGAGGCGATCCTGGCGCGCACGCACGGAGCCACGCTCGGTCTCGCGGGGCACGCCGCGTTCGAGACGTACTCCGTCCTCACGCGCCTGCCGGGCGGGCTGCGCGTCAGCGCGGCCGGCGCGCAGCGGATCATCGAGACGAACTTCCCCGCGACCGTGCACCTCGAGCCCGCCGCCGCCGCGGCCGCCGTCGCCGCACTCGCGGGAGCGGGAATCGCCGGCGGGGCCGTCTACGACGGGCTCGTCGCTCTGGCCGCGGCATCCGTCGACACCGCCCTCCTGTCGTGCGACCGGCGAGCAGCGCCGACGTACGCCGCACTCGCGGTGAGATTCGAGCTGATCTGA